TAACACTCAACTTGAAATCACTGAAGGACACCTGGGATCTTACCCGCATTTTTTCTCCCAGGGGCCATTCAATGACGATATTTTCCTTGTGGGTTTTCAGTTCAAAAAGAAGCTCAAGGGCCTCTTCAGGATCTTCCACCAGCCACTGCCCCCCGACTTCCTCAAGGCGATCCAGGGTGGGGCACTGGGCAATCACGGCGCGGGATCGTTCTTTTTCAAGATTCAGATTACGGATGGCCTGTACTTTTTCTCCTTTGACATCGGCAAAAACATTGCTTCCCCCACGGCCGGGTTTAAAGTAGGAACCCGTATCGATAAAAGGCCTGACCAGAAACTCAATCTTGATCCCTTCCTGCCATGGCATCACATGGACATGGGGCGTGGAATCAGCATCCATCTCTCTGACCTGCCCGTTTCCCCCGATTTCAAGATCCGAGTTGACTGTAACCATTGATGAGATGGAAGCAATTGCCCGGGTTGCCATGGATTTTGCGTGTTCAGGCAGACTCAGCCCTTTTTTACCCAAAATTCCCGCAATTTTTAAATGTTCGGCCGAAAACCTGACCAGTTTAAAACGGGAAGGCGTTTCCCTGACCATGAGAACGCCGTCACTATCATCGTCTGGCATGGGCTGCATCTGGACGTTAATTTTTCCTTTTTGAATACGAAACCGGACCTCCGGCTCTCCCATAACAAGCTCCACAGGGCTTTTCAGCGCATCCTCAAGAAAAATAAGCGGGTGACCGACAAGGGCCGGCAGGGCTTTGTCCTCATCAAGGCGATAGTTGGTCTGACGGTAAGCATAACGATAACCGCTGCTAAAGGATTCCTCAACGATGGTACTGGCCACCTGTCTGTCCTGAGCCGTCAGGCCTTCCATGGTCGGGTAATTTTCATACAGATTTTTCAAGGCCACGGCCCTTCCCTTTGTCCAGGTTCTGCCCTTTGACCGTTTCTGGAGGCGGGGGGTGATATAGCAGGTATTGTATTTTTCGCTGTGCTGCAAAAGCCAGACAAGCCGTTGCCCCTGGAGGGCTGTTTCAGCTTTCGGCTTCCGGCTGAGCGCTTCACCTATGTGAATCAGGGAATTCAGATGTTTCTCCCAGATGGGAATGGGCTTGACCATAGTGGCAAGGGTTTGGGTACCACACGCTTTATGAATGTTTTCTGAACGCTCACCGTTAATTTTAATGCTTTTGCCCAGCTCCGCAAGCAATGCACTTGTCTCGGCTGCTATCCATCGATAGCCAGATTCAGAGGCTTTTTCTCTGATGCTCTCCAGGGTTGAAATATGGGATTTGGCTCTTTTTTTATCCGTCCAGGTCATAACAAGGATACTTAAAAAAGAAAGAACCCCGTGGTTCTGTGCAATGCAGCGATCAAGCGAATCCTGCAGCAGGGCAACACGCCCGAGCTTTTCCTGAAACAGGCTTTTCATGGCCGCCATGACCGGCAGACAGGGATTTTTCTCTTTTTCTGCAATATCAATATAGGCAAGCGCCGCCCTGTGATCTTCAGCTGTTGTACTTTTCAACAGGGCAAACAGAAAAAACAGACCTTCATATCCGGGTAAAAAGACTTTTCTTTTGCCGGTAATTTTTTTTATGGCGCTCAGGGCATCATTAAAACAGGCCAGGGCGCCATCATTGTCGCCACAAATCATCCGGGCCCATCCCATATGGGCTGAACCGGACGGGGAATCTTCAAGCTTGACCGAAAGCTTCTGGTGAAGGCTGATTTCCCCTCTGAGTAAAAGGCAATCCATTGTTCGATGGCCTGGTTTCAGGTCCGGCATTTTTGACAATAGCTGTACACAATATTCAAGCGCATCTCCGAGAGGTTCCAAATTTTTTTCTGCCTCAGCCAGAATATATCCAAGGGCTTTTAATCCGGTTTCCGGGGGGATACGATCAAACATCAGGGGTTGAAACGGACGGTTAAAGAGAACCAGAAAAGGAGGGTTTTCTCGAAACAGCATGGGTAACTGGCGAGCGCCGGAATGATATACAAGATCAATATCTACATGGAATTCCCCCCCATAAACAGCGATCTGAAGTGCACTGTAAAAGTCTTCAATCTTCCGGAAAAAAAGACCATCAAACGTTTTTTGAAGCGGTACAGTCTTCAGAACAACCAAAGCGAATTTCCGGAACTGATCGGCCATTACGAGATCCTGAACAGCGGTTGACCTCAGTGATTCAGGACAGATTATCCCATTGGGTTTTTTAATGAGAAGGCCCTGTTTTTCAAGTTCCTTCACAAGGGGCTGAAAGCTCTTCTGGACAAAGGGCATATTATCTTCATCCGCAAATTCCAGGGCATTCAGACAGAAAATCATATCCATCTGCCTTAATTCAGACGCCTGAATCGCAAGGATCTGGACCATGGCTTTTAAAACAGGGGGAAGCTGCCGGTAACACCGAACTGTTTTATTGTTCTTTTTTTCCATAGGCCGTATTTACCTGTCATTGTTTCTTATGCTATTGATAAGCTTAATTTTTAAAAGACAATCATTGCCGTATTTTCAATTCAGCATCATAACAAAGAGAAAATAATGACACGATTTCAAGAAGATTACAAGACACTGAAACAGGCGCTGGAGGATACATACCGGGTAGATCAACTCAAATCTCTGGCAAAAACAATCCCACACGCAAAGCTGAATTGGTCGAACACATCACAGCAACGGTTTTTAAAAATCTTGACCATATTATTGCTGAATTAGATCCCATAGCAGTCAATGCACTGGCTGAGGCCGTTTACAGCTGGGATGGCTGTTTTAAAAGCAAACAGTTTCATGCCAAATACGGCACGCTTCCCGAGGTGGAATCGACAGGGGGCAGAGGAGAAATGCACCTGCTGTATCTGTTTTTTATTAACGGGAAAATCCCGCAGGATTTGATGGCCGTCCTGGGAAAAAAAATTAATCGGCCCGCATCTGAAAAGATCCATTATGATGATCTGAATGCTGCCCCGGATTTAACTGCCAGAGACACAGCCCGTGCCGCCTGTATGAACCTGAACACATTGCTTACCCTGGTGGAAAACAAGGAAATCAGGGTCAGCCCAACCACAGGCCGCGCCACGGCTGCAACCATTAAAAAAATTTCAGACAGTCTGTGTGACGGGGATTTTTATGATAATGACCTTGATCCCATACAGGCTTTTGCCTGGCCCCTGCTGCTCCAGGGGGGAGGACTTGCAACCATTGACGGAATTTTTCTCAAATTAACCGGGGACGGCACCAAGGCATTGAAAAAAGATCTGGCCCAGGGAATTAAAACGATCTGGGAAAAATGGGAAAAAACCAAAATTAT
This genomic stretch from Desulfobacterales bacterium harbors:
- a CDS encoding DEAD/DEAH box helicase, with product MEKKNNKTVRCYRQLPPVLKAMVQILAIQASELRQMDMIFCLNALEFADEDNMPFVQKSFQPLVKELEKQGLLIKKPNGIICPESLRSTAVQDLVMADQFRKFALVVLKTVPLQKTFDGLFFRKIEDFYSALQIAVYGGEFHVDIDLVYHSGARQLPMLFRENPPFLVLFNRPFQPLMFDRIPPETGLKALGYILAEAEKNLEPLGDALEYCVQLLSKMPDLKPGHRTMDCLLLRGEISLHQKLSVKLEDSPSGSAHMGWARMICGDNDGALACFNDALSAIKKITGKRKVFLPGYEGLFFLFALLKSTTAEDHRAALAYIDIAEKEKNPCLPVMAAMKSLFQEKLGRVALLQDSLDRCIAQNHGVLSFLSILVMTWTDKKRAKSHISTLESIREKASESGYRWIAAETSALLAELGKSIKINGERSENIHKACGTQTLATMVKPIPIWEKHLNSLIHIGEALSRKPKAETALQGQRLVWLLQHSEKYNTCYITPRLQKRSKGRTWTKGRAVALKNLYENYPTMEGLTAQDRQVASTIVEESFSSGYRYAYRQTNYRLDEDKALPALVGHPLIFLEDALKSPVELVMGEPEVRFRIQKGKINVQMQPMPDDDSDGVLMVRETPSRFKLVRFSAEHLKIAGILGKKGLSLPEHAKSMATRAIASISSMVTVNSDLEIGGNGQVREMDADSTPHVHVMPWQEGIKIEFLVRPFIDTGSYFKPGRGGSNVFADVKGEKVQAIRNLNLEKERSRAVIAQCPTLDRLEEVGGQWLVEDPEEALELLFELKTHKENIVIEWPLGEKMRVRSQVSFSDFKLSVKKDREWFKATGTLTIDENLTLDLTRLMKLLDKPSGRFITLDDGTFLAITLALKERLEELKTYSTPHGDGFRFAPLAVPAIEELTDQVGSLKSDTAWKAHCKRLKEIIDPQVPGTLQARLRDYQVDGFNWLAQLVHWNVGACLADDMGLGKTVQALAAILLHAGDGPTLVIAPLSVMANWQEECHRFAPTLNPLVFGPGDRQKFLDDLGPFDLVISSYGLLQVEAEKLAGVTWQTIVLDEAQAIKNMKTKRSKAAMQLNSKFRMITTGTPVENHLDELWTLFNFLNPGLLGSFNHFKDSFAIPIERDQDKKASGRLKKLIRPFILRRMKTHVLKELPEKTEITLQVEMSRDESILYEAHRLKALENIEAADDKPGQKHLRILAELTKLRQLCCNPALVLPDTDILSSKLKVFGDMVEELLENSHKALVFSQFVGHLAILRKFLDGKKISYQYLDGSTPARDRQERINAFQNGAGDLFLISLKAGGFGLNLTAADYVIHMDPWWNPAVEDQASDRAYRIGQSRPVTVYRLVVKGSIEEQILNLHKEKRDLAESLLTGSDMAGKISAEDLLGLLRHAA